In Pueribacillus theae, the following proteins share a genomic window:
- a CDS encoding class I adenylate-forming enzyme family protein: MEKWTIQSALSNAVSKTPDKVFLYEGDKQLTFKELDERTDRLAYAFLKEGIKRGDNIGIIALNQFEWLYTFFAAAKIGAGVVALNVRYRESEFEYMINNANVKALVSISSLADFNYSDFFDHFRGNIPTVRKFIFTGEGFEGSLHFSDLMVQEIDIEQLNEAKDKVVEEDTAVIIYTSGTTGRPKGTLITNRSILASAKAHVGHFEIKSSDLSIGNLPLNHVGGITCSIMVALLSQSSVVLIPMFNPSDVLEAIEKHRATIFGGVPTMYVMLLNSEKRKTTDLTSLRLCVAGGSNVEPELCQRINKEIPNGQLVNLYGLSESSGACVLSRLTDDLSKVQKSIGVPIGDFEAKVVNKERKTVPIGEVGELAIKGACVAKGYYGMEKETKETFGEENWLYTGDLVYTDSEGYLYYKGRKKEMYIQGGYNIYPVEIENILSKHPKVLMAAGFGVPDEFYGEVGRYYIVPTPGEQPTDEELTNYCKQHLADYKIPKQFIFKEDVPLTPAGKIQKSLLRKEFEEMKEGTSR; the protein is encoded by the coding sequence GTGGAAAAATGGACGATCCAATCAGCTTTGAGCAATGCGGTTTCTAAAACACCTGATAAAGTATTTTTATATGAAGGTGATAAACAGCTTACATTTAAGGAGTTGGACGAACGGACAGATCGGTTGGCATATGCTTTTTTGAAGGAAGGAATAAAAAGAGGCGACAACATTGGCATCATTGCCCTGAATCAATTTGAATGGCTTTACACATTTTTCGCAGCTGCCAAAATTGGGGCAGGGGTTGTTGCCCTTAATGTCCGTTATCGTGAATCAGAGTTTGAATATATGATTAATAACGCGAATGTAAAAGCGCTTGTCTCAATCAGTTCTTTAGCAGACTTTAATTATTCAGATTTCTTCGATCATTTCCGTGGAAATATTCCGACAGTTAGGAAATTTATATTTACAGGCGAAGGATTCGAAGGAAGCCTTCATTTTTCGGATTTAATGGTACAGGAAATTGATATTGAACAGTTAAATGAAGCAAAAGACAAAGTTGTAGAAGAGGATACGGCTGTTATTATTTACACGTCAGGTACGACAGGGCGGCCTAAAGGCACCTTAATTACAAACCGGAGCATTTTAGCCTCTGCTAAAGCTCACGTTGGTCATTTTGAAATAAAATCTAGTGATCTCTCAATTGGAAATCTTCCATTAAACCATGTAGGCGGTATAACATGTTCGATTATGGTCGCTCTTCTAAGCCAAAGCAGTGTTGTATTAATACCGATGTTTAACCCGTCTGATGTGTTAGAGGCAATTGAAAAGCATCGGGCAACGATCTTTGGGGGCGTACCGACAATGTATGTCATGCTGCTAAACAGCGAAAAAAGAAAAACAACCGATTTAACATCATTAAGATTGTGTGTCGCAGGCGGTTCAAATGTTGAACCAGAACTTTGCCAACGAATTAATAAAGAAATTCCGAATGGCCAATTGGTAAACCTTTATGGATTGAGTGAATCTTCTGGCGCTTGCGTCTTATCCCGCCTTACCGATGATCTTTCAAAAGTACAAAAAAGCATCGGTGTGCCAATTGGAGATTTTGAAGCGAAAGTTGTCAATAAAGAACGAAAGACCGTTCCAATCGGAGAAGTAGGGGAGCTGGCTATTAAAGGAGCCTGTGTCGCAAAAGGGTATTACGGAATGGAAAAAGAAACAAAAGAAACATTTGGAGAAGAGAATTGGCTTTATACAGGGGACTTGGTTTACACCGATTCGGAAGGATATTTGTATTATAAAGGCCGAAAAAAAGAAATGTATATCCAAGGCGGATATAATATTTACCCGGTCGAAATTGAAAACATTCTTTCAAAACATCCAAAGGTTTTAATGGCCGCAGGCTTCGGAGTGCCTGATGAATTTTATGGCGAAGTTGGCCGATATTATATCGTTCCAACGCCCGGTGAACAGCCAACAGATGAGGAACTTACAAACTATTGCAAACAACATTTAGCCGATTACAAAATCCCAAAACAATTTATATTCAAAGAGGACGTACCACTCACGCCGGCTGGAAAAATCCAAAAATCCTTACTTAGGAAAGAATTTGAAGAAATGAAAGAAGGGACTTCCAGGTAA
- a CDS encoding FAS1-like dehydratase domain-containing protein: MEDWKKAWQPMIDAIGTDFSNGEERWGADEVEKGAIRRFLEPLEFDCPLHYDKSVANEYGYPDIIAPYSSLFTWTLPPHWSPGTKTFTSAERNAQPAQNPTAAVKTDLAPETTGFFATDIEIDYVKPIVVGDRLCRVGNVLLSCVPKETQVGRGAFMVWESEVRNQNSELVAKIRIGTYNYNPHSQDEGER; the protein is encoded by the coding sequence ATGGAAGATTGGAAAAAAGCATGGCAGCCTATGATCGATGCAATTGGCACTGACTTTAGTAATGGAGAGGAGCGATGGGGAGCTGACGAAGTTGAAAAAGGGGCAATTCGCCGTTTTTTAGAGCCATTGGAATTTGATTGCCCCCTTCATTACGATAAATCGGTTGCTAATGAATATGGTTATCCCGACATAATCGCACCTTATAGCAGTCTGTTTACTTGGACGCTTCCACCCCATTGGAGTCCTGGTACGAAGACTTTCACGAGTGCAGAAAGAAATGCGCAGCCTGCCCAAAACCCAACAGCAGCTGTCAAAACGGACCTTGCACCGGAAACAACTGGATTTTTTGCAACTGATATTGAAATCGATTATGTTAAGCCGATTGTTGTTGGTGACCGTCTATGCAGAGTTGGAAACGTACTGCTTTCGTGTGTGCCAAAAGAAACGCAAGTGGGACGTGGCGCTTTTATGGTATGGGAATCAGAAGTCCGTAACCAAAATTCAGAACTGGTCGCAAAAATACGAATAGGTACTTACAACTACAATCCACATTCTCAAGATGAAGGAGAGAGATAA
- a CDS encoding hotdog family protein, which produces MALEQRCWEDVSEGDEVPAIEFPLSVYRLVMEAGANRDFNSIHHNTEYAKATGAPEMYANNFFLQGMWERTVREYIGLAGTFKSLKGFRMKIFNTVGDTVITKGVVKRKWLKGSEALVELEMWCENSKGVSVGPGSVVVTLPSKRE; this is translated from the coding sequence ATGGCATTAGAGCAACGCTGCTGGGAAGATGTGTCTGAAGGAGATGAAGTCCCTGCAATCGAATTTCCGTTAAGTGTTTACAGGCTAGTAATGGAAGCTGGCGCTAATCGGGATTTCAATTCAATTCATCATAATACCGAATATGCCAAGGCAACTGGCGCGCCCGAAATGTATGCAAATAATTTTTTCTTGCAGGGAATGTGGGAAAGAACAGTTCGGGAATACATCGGGCTTGCGGGTACATTCAAAAGTTTAAAAGGCTTCCGGATGAAAATTTTCAATACAGTCGGTGATACCGTCATTACAAAGGGTGTCGTCAAACGTAAATGGCTTAAAGGGAGTGAGGCACTAGTAGAGTTAGAAATGTGGTGTGAGAATTCAAAGGGGGTTTCTGTTGGCCCGGGGTCAGTCGTTGTAACTTTGCCTAGTAAAAGAGAGTAG
- a CDS encoding AMP-binding protein — MSESERFRTKTIPQVIKEAAHKWPDKVAIKFKGQAITYREQYHKICSLAKGLQNLGIKKGGHVATLLGGCPEWFYISYAITTLGAVIVPINVTFIYEELRYVLRHSDAKALIMTDKFRGIHYIDLIKEVIPEIDDSTPGFLESKNCPSLKTVISLSEDKKEYAGCFNFSDVIGSGVNYSHTEINRLIENVKPEDPSYILFTSGSTAFPKPVLRSHGSNVGIAYYMNGDTNSDDIVLGYQPFYHVGGCIYATLGSALFGTSIALMEYFEPGEALKIIEQEKVTKIGGFETHFTTLSSHPNFKESALSSVRKVTLACGPEWYDKVKKLGLRNRSLVHHYGFTEGTGVVMPPGETDETIRKYSNGKPFPGVQIKIINPETGTPLPANTPGEICLKGWTLFLGYYKMPKETAASFDEEGYFRTGDYGWLDEKGYVYYRGRYKQMIKTGGENVSEREVEMFLESHPLLKTVQVVGVPDPKWGEAVTAIVEPHTGSNLTIEDIKFFCKGKISGFKIPKYVVTIEKTEWPITPTGKYNKQALREIAIERLGVKLAK, encoded by the coding sequence ATGAGTGAGAGTGAACGTTTTAGAACGAAAACGATTCCTCAAGTAATAAAAGAAGCTGCACATAAGTGGCCCGATAAAGTTGCAATTAAATTCAAAGGACAGGCGATTACTTATCGTGAACAATATCATAAAATTTGCAGTTTGGCGAAAGGACTTCAAAATCTAGGAATAAAGAAAGGCGGCCATGTAGCGACTTTGCTTGGGGGATGTCCTGAATGGTTTTACATTTCCTACGCCATTACAACGCTCGGGGCTGTAATCGTTCCTATCAATGTAACCTTTATATACGAAGAATTACGTTATGTTTTACGCCATTCCGATGCAAAAGCCTTAATCATGACGGACAAATTTCGAGGGATTCATTATATCGACTTAATCAAAGAAGTCATACCTGAAATAGACGATTCAACACCCGGATTCCTAGAATCAAAGAATTGTCCTTCATTAAAAACAGTCATTTCGCTAAGCGAAGACAAAAAAGAATATGCTGGCTGCTTTAACTTTAGCGATGTTATCGGTTCAGGAGTGAATTATAGCCATACAGAAATAAACAGACTTATTGAAAATGTTAAACCAGAAGATCCTTCTTATATACTTTTCACATCCGGGAGTACGGCATTTCCGAAACCAGTATTACGATCCCATGGAAGTAATGTAGGGATTGCTTACTATATGAATGGCGATACGAATTCAGACGATATTGTTTTAGGTTACCAACCTTTTTATCATGTTGGAGGCTGCATCTACGCAACATTAGGCAGCGCTTTATTTGGAACGAGCATCGCATTAATGGAGTATTTCGAACCGGGCGAAGCATTAAAAATAATCGAACAAGAAAAAGTGACAAAGATAGGAGGCTTTGAAACTCATTTTACAACATTATCAAGTCATCCTAATTTTAAAGAATCCGCTTTAAGCTCCGTTCGAAAGGTTACTCTCGCATGCGGACCTGAATGGTACGACAAAGTTAAAAAACTGGGATTGCGTAATCGTTCACTTGTCCATCATTACGGTTTTACAGAGGGAACAGGAGTTGTTATGCCTCCCGGTGAAACGGATGAAACGATACGAAAATATAGCAACGGCAAACCTTTTCCCGGTGTACAAATAAAAATTATCAATCCTGAAACTGGCACTCCGCTCCCTGCCAACACACCTGGTGAAATATGCCTTAAAGGCTGGACGTTATTCCTAGGTTATTACAAAATGCCAAAAGAAACAGCGGCAAGTTTTGACGAAGAAGGCTATTTTCGAACAGGTGATTATGGTTGGTTAGATGAAAAAGGGTACGTGTATTATCGTGGCCGTTATAAACAGATGATCAAAACGGGAGGCGAGAATGTTTCTGAAAGAGAAGTAGAAATGTTTTTGGAGAGTCACCCGCTTCTCAAAACGGTTCAAGTGGTAGGTGTCCCCGATCCGAAATGGGGAGAAGCTGTAACAGCTATCGTCGAGCCACATACAGGGAGCAATCTAACAATTGAAGATATTAAGTTCTTTTGCAAAGGTAAAATCTCCGGATTTAAAATACCTAAATATGTTGTAACCATCGAGAAGACAGAATGGCCGATTACACCAACAGGAAAATATAATAAACAAGCACTTCGTGAGATTGCAATCGAACGATTGGGAGTAAAACTCGCTAAATAG
- a CDS encoding AMP-binding protein, whose translation MNEISVINRIAIGDILRRSAGRYPNKIALVEQDKQLTFKELDEISNQFANYLMSSGLKKGDRIATISTNSLEYVILSFGIAKAGLVWVPLNPGISLDEKRYILNQIDPKLLIGDAGLVKGIINELSEFCTNFLFIGSDVGESGNTFWSVIKGQEKIEPSVYIEDRDIAQIMYTSGTTGNPKGVMISHVAVYIASLGNIIEYESKPTDVVLMMMPYFHCAQHTFTTSALNIGAKTVIIKGFEPELLMKTINDEKITNMFGLPMMYRMLLDHPNRSKYDLSSLQKCTYAMAPMDRPTLERCINELNADFSLGTGQTEMYPATMMFKPDQQLQRFGSYWGVSSLINDTVILDDEGNIVPNGQIGEIVHRGPNVMSGYFMNEEATNESREYGWHHTGDLGYWDPDGQLVFVDRKKDVIKTGGENVASIKVEEAILSHGKVANAVAVGLPHEHWSEAVTAFVVPQPGESINEEEIIEHSKKHLGSFQVPKSVIILEELPMTTTGKIQKHILRNQYKDHYTQVKN comes from the coding sequence ATGAATGAAATTTCAGTAATCAATCGAATTGCGATTGGAGACATTCTTAGACGAAGTGCGGGACGATATCCAAATAAAATTGCGCTTGTTGAACAAGATAAGCAACTGACATTTAAAGAACTAGACGAAATAAGCAATCAATTTGCCAATTATTTGATGAGCAGCGGTTTGAAAAAGGGAGATCGAATAGCTACGATTTCTACTAATTCTCTTGAATACGTCATCTTGTCATTTGGAATCGCCAAAGCTGGGCTTGTTTGGGTGCCGCTTAATCCGGGCATTTCCCTTGATGAAAAGCGCTATATATTAAATCAAATTGATCCTAAGTTACTTATCGGAGATGCGGGACTTGTGAAAGGAATCATCAATGAGTTATCTGAATTTTGCACGAATTTTCTATTTATCGGAAGTGATGTCGGAGAGAGCGGAAATACTTTTTGGTCGGTTATTAAAGGGCAAGAGAAAATTGAACCGTCTGTCTATATTGAAGATCGGGACATCGCGCAAATTATGTACACAAGTGGAACGACAGGCAACCCGAAAGGCGTAATGATTAGCCATGTTGCCGTCTATATCGCAAGTTTAGGCAATATTATTGAATATGAATCGAAACCAACAGACGTTGTGTTAATGATGATGCCCTATTTCCATTGTGCACAACACACGTTTACAACTTCAGCATTAAATATTGGGGCAAAAACAGTCATCATTAAAGGGTTTGAACCTGAACTGCTAATGAAAACGATCAATGATGAAAAAATTACAAACATGTTTGGCTTGCCAATGATGTATCGAATGCTCCTTGATCATCCAAATCGCTCAAAATACGATCTTTCTTCTCTTCAAAAATGTACGTATGCGATGGCTCCAATGGATCGTCCAACATTGGAACGCTGTATCAACGAACTGAACGCTGACTTTTCACTTGGGACGGGACAGACGGAAATGTATCCGGCAACTATGATGTTTAAACCCGATCAACAGCTGCAGCGATTCGGATCATATTGGGGAGTGTCAAGCTTAATCAATGACACCGTTATTCTTGATGATGAAGGGAATATAGTGCCTAATGGACAAATTGGAGAAATTGTTCACCGCGGTCCTAATGTAATGAGTGGTTATTTCATGAATGAGGAAGCGACAAACGAAAGCCGGGAATATGGCTGGCATCATACCGGTGATCTTGGTTATTGGGATCCGGATGGGCAGCTCGTCTTCGTAGACCGTAAAAAAGATGTCATCAAAACAGGCGGTGAAAATGTTGCTTCAATAAAAGTGGAAGAAGCCATTCTATCACATGGAAAAGTTGCGAACGCTGTTGCCGTCGGACTTCCGCATGAGCATTGGAGTGAAGCTGTAACAGCATTCGTCGTCCCCCAACCTGGTGAATCGATTAATGAAGAAGAGATCATTGAACATAGCAAAAAGCATTTAGGTTCTTTCCAAGTTCCAAAATCGGTGATCATCCTTGAAGAATTGCCCATGACAACTACCGGGAAAATTCAAAAACATATTTTGCGGAATCAGTATAAGGATCATTATACGCAAGTAAAAAATTGA
- a CDS encoding acyl-CoA synthetase, with product MVKGIGSWLVKHSDRFSDKTALVFKDKRFSYREFNERVNRLANGLLKLGVCKGDRVDGLLFNSHEMLESMFACAKIGAIFVPINFRLSIDEVEYIIRDSSAHHFIYDEKTRPLVDQLRERETLLNVFIHVGANPHEDDFLYEDILAKSDDHEPGFEIGLDDVHLMMYTSGTTGKPKGAMLSHGNTQWNAINAINYLPVRSDEITLTVAPMFHIGGMSVFTTPLLYIGATVVLDDKFDPQATLELIEKERITSLFLVPAMWQALTQVPNFDSYDLSSVRFNVSGGAPCPITVIEFFQQKGIPFYEGFGLTETAPFVSLLDAENSIRKNGSVGKPPVHTYVKIVDPNDQEVPIGEVGELLVKGPNITVGYWNQPEKTKESIKDGWFYTGDLAKQDEEGFLYIIDRKKDMIITGGENVYPVEIEQVLYRHPNIKEVAIIGVPDERWGESVKAVISLKNDSEPITVDDLEKFCEGKIARFKMPKVIEIVELLPRNATGKVLKNALRKTAVN from the coding sequence ATGGTTAAAGGCATTGGTTCTTGGCTAGTAAAACATAGTGACCGTTTTTCAGATAAAACGGCGCTCGTTTTTAAAGATAAAAGGTTTTCGTATCGTGAATTCAATGAAAGGGTTAACCGTTTGGCAAATGGTTTATTAAAGCTCGGTGTCTGTAAAGGCGACCGGGTAGACGGCCTATTGTTCAATTCACATGAAATGCTGGAGTCGATGTTTGCTTGTGCAAAAATTGGTGCCATCTTTGTTCCGATTAATTTTCGCTTGAGCATTGATGAAGTGGAGTACATTATTCGTGATTCAAGTGCCCATCATTTTATTTATGATGAGAAAACGCGTCCGCTTGTCGACCAATTGCGTGAAAGAGAAACATTACTTAATGTATTTATTCACGTTGGTGCAAATCCCCATGAAGATGACTTTTTATATGAGGATATACTTGCGAAATCTGATGATCATGAACCTGGGTTTGAGATCGGATTAGATGATGTTCATCTGATGATGTACACATCAGGAACAACTGGAAAACCAAAAGGTGCCATGCTATCGCACGGCAATACACAATGGAATGCGATTAATGCGATTAACTATCTGCCTGTTCGAAGTGATGAAATTACACTTACAGTGGCGCCAATGTTTCATATAGGTGGAATGAGTGTCTTTACGACACCGCTTCTGTATATTGGCGCAACTGTAGTATTGGACGATAAGTTTGATCCGCAGGCTACTTTGGAGTTGATTGAAAAAGAGAGAATAACAAGCTTATTTTTAGTTCCCGCAATGTGGCAGGCACTTACGCAAGTTCCTAATTTTGATTCGTACGATTTAAGTTCAGTACGGTTCAATGTGTCAGGCGGTGCTCCTTGTCCGATTACGGTTATCGAATTTTTCCAACAGAAAGGCATTCCTTTTTACGAAGGCTTTGGGCTAACAGAAACGGCGCCGTTTGTTTCATTGCTTGATGCGGAAAACAGCATACGAAAAAATGGATCAGTCGGTAAACCTCCAGTTCATACGTACGTTAAAATCGTTGATCCGAATGATCAGGAAGTTCCCATCGGGGAAGTTGGGGAATTGCTTGTAAAAGGGCCAAACATTACCGTCGGCTACTGGAATCAGCCAGAAAAAACGAAGGAATCAATCAAAGATGGCTGGTTTTACACAGGAGATCTTGCAAAGCAAGATGAGGAAGGCTTCCTATATATCATTGACCGCAAGAAAGATATGATTATTACAGGGGGAGAAAACGTTTACCCTGTAGAAATTGAGCAAGTTCTTTATCGGCATCCAAATATAAAAGAAGTGGCGATTATTGGAGTACCCGATGAAAGATGGGGTGAATCGGTGAAAGCGGTGATTTCATTAAAAAATGATAGCGAACCAATAACCGTAGATGATTTAGAAAAATTTTGCGAAGGAAAAATCGCCCGTTTCAAAATGCCAAAAGTGATTGAAATCGTTGAGTTGTTGCCGCGCAATGCAACAGGAAAAGTTTTAAAAAATGCACTTAGAAAAACGGCAGTGAACTAA
- a CDS encoding type 1 glutamine amidotransferase domain-containing protein, with protein MGKNIAVLLTNEFEDSEYTDPAKAFENAGHSLTVIEKEKGKTIKGKQGEATVTVDASIDDVKPSDFDALFIPGGFSPDLLRADDRFVQFAKSFMDEKKPVFAICHGPQLLITAETLKGRDVTGYKSIHVDLKNAGANLHDKEVVVCQNQLVTSRHPGDLEAFNRESVKLLEA; from the coding sequence ATGGGCAAAAATATTGCTGTCCTTTTAACAAATGAATTTGAGGATTCTGAGTACACGGATCCGGCAAAAGCATTTGAAAATGCCGGTCATTCGCTTACTGTTATTGAAAAAGAAAAAGGAAAGACAATCAAAGGAAAACAAGGCGAGGCAACAGTAACTGTCGATGCATCGATTGATGATGTGAAACCATCCGATTTTGACGCTTTATTTATTCCGGGAGGCTTTTCCCCGGATTTGCTAAGAGCTGACGATCGGTTTGTTCAATTTGCCAAATCGTTTATGGATGAAAAGAAACCTGTTTTCGCGATCTGTCATGGCCCTCAGCTATTAATTACGGCTGAAACATTAAAAGGCCGTGATGTAACAGGATACAAATCCATTCACGTTGATTTAAAAAATGCCGGCGCAAATTTGCATGACAAAGAAGTTGTTGTATGCCAAAATCAACTCGTAACGAGCAGGCATCCAGGTGATCTTGAAGCGTTTAATCGAGAAAGTGTTAAATTGCTGGAAGCTTAA
- a CDS encoding MBL fold metallo-hydrolase translates to MKEDFAQQVEVIKLPIHCFLPSMSIFIYFVDGLLIDTGPRFKRKRLSRLFQRLNIEKVAITHLHKDHSGMASWISKNLDVPIYINKTPARRFHVSDRLFSDRFSREAEQYPDKIELEHHTFIPIETPGHTRDHICLYEPNKGWLFTGDLYITPHPKVSLRTESIAHYISSLNRVIQLDFDTVFCAHQGIIRNGRNSLIEKLEYLQEMQFQAVQLYKQGYSERMIAKQLFPKKARLERLSFGTFSSLHFVRSCLRAHTRT, encoded by the coding sequence TTGAAAGAAGATTTCGCTCAGCAAGTAGAAGTAATCAAACTTCCGATACATTGTTTTTTACCGTCGATGTCAATTTTTATTTACTTTGTTGATGGTTTATTAATCGATACAGGCCCGCGTTTCAAACGAAAGCGATTATCCCGTTTGTTTCAAAGATTGAATATTGAAAAAGTCGCGATTACACATTTGCACAAAGATCATAGTGGGATGGCGTCCTGGATTTCAAAAAATCTTGACGTACCGATTTATATTAACAAAACCCCTGCCCGGCGTTTTCATGTAAGCGATCGATTGTTTTCCGATCGTTTCTCACGTGAGGCGGAACAATATCCTGATAAGATTGAACTTGAACACCATACGTTTATTCCAATTGAAACGCCTGGCCATACGCGCGATCATATTTGCTTATATGAACCAAACAAAGGATGGCTTTTTACGGGTGATTTATATATAACGCCTCATCCTAAAGTTAGCCTTCGTACAGAATCCATCGCTCACTATATTTCCTCACTAAATCGTGTCATTCAACTTGACTTTGACACTGTTTTTTGTGCGCATCAAGGTATAATAAGAAATGGGCGTAATAGCTTAATTGAAAAATTGGAATATTTACAAGAAATGCAGTTTCAAGCTGTACAACTTTATAAGCAAGGATATAGTGAACGAATGATTGCGAAACAGCTTTTTCCAAAAAAAGCAAGGCTTGAACGGTTATCATTTGGAACGTTTTCAAGCCTGCATTTTGTAAGATCTTGTTTAAGGGCGCATACTAGAACTTAA
- a CDS encoding superoxide dismutase family protein translates to MKKILPNVAIALFICFIAACSQAPDRQNAKQNNEPEAIETSSKTESLSIKVTMINQQNEKIGHAILKENQNGVNISIEAVKLPPGKHGFHIHETGECTPKDFQSAGAHFNPAGKEHGFLNPNGPHAGDLPNIVVTKNGTVFDEVTTKLVTLKKGEKNSLLKQGGTALMIHSGFDDYISDPAGNAGDRIACGVIND, encoded by the coding sequence ATGAAAAAAATTTTACCGAACGTAGCTATTGCCCTCTTTATTTGCTTCATTGCAGCCTGCAGCCAAGCGCCTGATCGCCAAAATGCAAAGCAAAACAATGAACCTGAGGCAATCGAAACGAGCAGCAAAACAGAATCACTATCAATAAAGGTAACGATGATCAATCAACAAAATGAAAAAATTGGCCATGCCATACTTAAAGAAAATCAAAATGGTGTTAACATTTCAATTGAAGCCGTCAAACTTCCTCCCGGAAAACATGGTTTTCATATCCATGAAACGGGAGAATGCACTCCGAAAGATTTTCAATCAGCAGGCGCCCATTTCAATCCTGCAGGAAAAGAACATGGCTTCCTTAATCCGAACGGGCCCCATGCCGGCGATTTGCCAAACATTGTCGTTACAAAAAACGGGACAGTCTTTGATGAGGTGACTACAAAACTTGTTACACTAAAAAAAGGTGAAAAAAATTCACTTCTTAAGCAGGGCGGCACCGCTCTTATGATTCATTCGGGCTTCGATGACTACATCTCTGATCCCGCCGGCAACGCTGGGGATAGGATTGCATGTGGTGTAATAAATGATTAA
- a CDS encoding sigma-54 interaction domain-containing protein has product MKLENHLLAILESLHDAVIVVSKDCTVIYVNKAYTENFAVPKEKIEGKKLDQIEETSRILEVIRSGKPLLNDYSYVHSLGKHVCGNMTPLIDNGEMIGVVTIMKDISEVTKLEKELDKYIEYSNELRKQLNQKNFFLLKSEVPKMKTAVSLSQKVAETTATILLTGESGVGKEVFARAIHEASKRHEKPFVAINIASVPDSLFESELFGHVEGAFTGSRKGGKKGLLEAAHGGTLFLDEIGEMSLNAQAKLLRVIQEREYLKVGGTQPLPLDVRIICATHRNLNEEIKRGNFREDLFYRINVVPIEIPPLRERKADIPFLIDNILKDLSVKYMKHVAIDDDVIDVLKRYDWPGNVRELTNVIEQMIAVCTDSYFKVEDIPSRIRERKRFNEKENFFVNFEPTSRFNLDKGLQELLEQTEREAIMEVVKKTRTRSEAIKILGISRKAFYAKLKKYNVL; this is encoded by the coding sequence ATGAAGCTGGAAAACCATTTGCTCGCGATCTTAGAGTCGTTGCATGATGCTGTAATTGTCGTTTCCAAAGATTGCACGGTTATCTATGTGAACAAGGCCTATACAGAAAATTTTGCTGTACCGAAAGAAAAAATAGAGGGTAAAAAATTAGATCAAATTGAGGAAACCTCAAGAATTTTGGAAGTAATAAGAAGTGGAAAACCGTTGCTGAATGACTATAGTTATGTGCATTCATTAGGGAAGCATGTTTGTGGAAATATGACACCCCTTATTGACAATGGAGAAATGATTGGCGTCGTCACAATAATGAAAGATATAAGCGAAGTAACAAAGCTTGAAAAAGAATTAGATAAATACATTGAATATAGCAATGAGCTTAGGAAGCAGCTTAATCAAAAGAACTTTTTCCTCCTGAAAAGCGAGGTTCCAAAAATGAAAACGGCTGTTTCATTGTCACAAAAAGTGGCTGAAACGACTGCAACGATCTTGCTTACCGGGGAAAGCGGGGTTGGGAAAGAAGTATTTGCAAGAGCAATCCATGAAGCAAGCAAACGCCATGAAAAGCCTTTTGTCGCCATAAATATTGCCTCTGTTCCTGATTCATTATTTGAAAGTGAATTGTTTGGGCATGTGGAAGGAGCATTTACAGGTTCCAGAAAAGGAGGAAAAAAAGGCTTGCTCGAAGCAGCTCATGGCGGAACATTATTTTTAGATGAAATCGGGGAAATGTCGCTTAATGCGCAAGCGAAGCTATTGCGTGTCATTCAAGAGAGAGAATACCTTAAAGTAGGCGGAACACAGCCTTTGCCTCTTGATGTCCGTATTATTTGTGCAACACACCGAAACTTAAATGAAGAGATAAAGAGAGGAAATTTTCGCGAAGATTTATTTTACCGAATTAATGTTGTCCCGATAGAAATCCCGCCTTTGCGGGAAAGAAAAGCGGACATTCCGTTTTTAATTGACAACATTTTAAAGGATCTTTCTGTCAAGTATATGAAGCATGTTGCGATTGATGACGATGTCATTGACGTGTTAAAAAGGTATGATTGGCCGGGCAATGTCCGAGAATTAACGAATGTGATTGAACAAATGATAGCCGTATGTACTGACTCTTATTTCAAAGTAGAGGATATTCCTTCCCGCATTCGAGAGAGAAAAAGATTCAATGAAAAAGAAAATTTCTTTGTGAATTTTGAGCCAACTTCCCGTTTCAATTTGGATAAGGGACTTCAGGAATTACTTGAACAAACGGAACGCGAGGCAATCATGGAAGTTGTCAAAAAGACCCGGACCCGTTCAGAAGCGATTAAAATTTTAGGCATCAGCAGGAAAGCTTTTTATGCAAAGTTAAAAAAGTATAATGTCCTCTGA